CGGACCGGCTTGGTGAGATACGAATCGATGCCGAGCTCCCGGCACCGGGCGGCGTCGCCGTTCTGGCCCACCGACGAAAGCATCATGATCATCGGGGTGCCGAGTTCGGGACGGCGACGGATCTCTTCGGCCAGCTGGAAGCCGTCGACTTCCGGCATCTGGAAATCGATCAGGGCGAAGGGGAACGGCGTCCCGGCCGCCTGCGCGCGCTCCATCGCCTGCAGGGCTGCGCGTCCGCCGTCGACGATCGTCGGCACCATCCCCCAGTATCCGAGAATGTCCTCGAGGATGCGTCGGTTGGTGGCGTTGTCGTCGACGACGAGGACGCTCGTGCCGCGAAGATCCGCGAGTTCGGCATGCCCCTTCGCAGCGGGCTGTTCGGCTCGCACGTCGAACGGCAACACGAAGTGGAAGACACTGCCGCGTCCAGCGCCGCTCTCGACCCAGATCCTGCCGCCCATGAGGCGGACCAGATGACTCGCGATCGCGAGCCCGAGGCCGGTGCCCCCGAATCGCCGGGTGGTTGAGCTGTCGGCCTGGGTGAACGCTTCGAAGATCGTCGCCTGCTTCTCCAGCGGAATGCCGATGCCGGTATCGGTGACGCTGAAGTGGAGCAGCGGGCGATTGTCGCGATGTGATTCGACTGCGACGCGCAGCACCACTTCGCCTGCCGACGTGAACTTCACCGCGTTCCCGGCGAGGTTGAGCACGATCTGGCGCAGACGGGCCGGATCACCGCCCAGCGCGGCCGGGACGTTCTGGTCGACCTGATAGGCGAGTTCGAGTCCCTTGGCGTGTGCCGCCGGTGCGAGGACCCGCATCGTTTCGTCGAGCACGGTGCCGAGATCGAAATCGATCGACTCGATATCGAGCTTGCGCGCCTCGATCTTCGAAAAGTCCAGGATGTCGTTGATCACGGCGAGCAGCGCGTCGGCGGAATTGCGCACGGTATCGAGATACGACCGCTGCTCGCCGGTGAGCTCGGTCAGCAGCGCGAGTTCGGTCATTCCGATGATGCCGTTCATCGGCGTGCGGATTTCGTGGCTCATGTTCGCCAGGAATTCGCTCTTCGCCTGATTGGCCGCTTCGGCAGCCGACATCGCATCGACCAGGGCGCGCTCGGCTTCCTTGCGCTGGGTGATGTCGATCAAGGTCCCTTCGATCAGCTGGCCGTCGCTCGGACTGTCGAGCAGCGTGGCGTTCTCCAGCACCCACACCGGCGTGCCATCGGTCCTCTTCAGGCAGCTCTCGAAATCCGTCAGCCGCTGCTGCTCGAGGAGCCGGCGGACAAAGGTGTCGCGCATCTCGACGCTGGCGTAGTGACGGTCCATCCGCTGCTGCAGGCATTCGTCGCGTGAGGTATAGCCGAAGATCCGGGCAAACGCCTCATTGCAGTCGACCAGCTGGCCGTCAGGCGTGCTCTGATAGACGCCGGCGAGCGACCGCTGGAAGAGCAGCCGGTACCGTTCCTCGCTGGCGGCGAGGAGCATTCCCTTGGCGGAAAAACGTCGATCGACGGCGGCCGTGAGCAGCGCCAGACCGAAGATGATGATCGAGATCGCGGCCACGCCGAACGACGGAATCTCGATCGCATGGGCGATGTCCACGTGCATCGGCGCACGGGAGAAGGTCGCCCCTGCCATCCCGGTGTAATGCATCCCGGCGATCGCGACGCCCATCACCGCAGCACTCCCCACCTTGAGGAGCGCGACGCCGCGCGTTTCGGAGCGGAAGAAGAACGCGAGGGAGAGACCGACCAGCGACACCACGATCGCAACCACGACTGACAGCGCCACGATTGCATCGTTCCATGCCGCCCGCGCCGGCATCCGCATCGCCGCCATGCCGATGTAGTGCATCGCGACGATGGCGCTTCCCATCGCGAGCGAGCCGCCGATCGCCCCGCTCCAGCCGAGACGCGGACGACTCACGACGAGCAGGGCGATCCCCGACGCCACGATGGCCGCGATGAGCGAGAGCCAGACGGTCGGGAGATCGTATTGCACCGGCACGGGGAGCGAGAACGCCTGCATCCCGATGTAGTGCATCGACCAGATCCCGAACCCCATCGTCGCGGCGCCGCAGACCAGCCACGTTGCCCACGCGCGTCCCTTCGATTGCGCGACCCGGCCCGCGATGTCGAGCGCGACGTACGAAGCGCCCATCGCGATCAGCACCGAGAGTCCGACGAGTCGCAGATCATATGTGCCGGTCACCGCAATCTCCCGAGAGAAGGAAATGATTCGGAGAGAAGCAAGGCAGCTTGTGGGCCGACCCGACAGGTCCAGTACATCTCCGGATTGCTGACGGATTGGCGTTCGTGCCTAACTCGCTATATAGTAACGACTTGGAACTTGTCTCCGCGGCGCTCCTTGAGAGGGATGGAACGGTCAGTTTTTTGACAGTTGATCAGAGCAACTGGCGACGATCAGGCCCTATGCAGCGGTCCGAACTGTCGAATTATCCGACGGCTAGCCGACCACTCCGGCACCGGCTGGGCTACCTTATCGACCATGGCGAATGTCTATCCCCGCTGGCTCCGCTGGGTGATCGTCGCGATCTGTGTCATCGCCGCGTTCGTCTTCATTGCGGTGGCACTGGGGCATCACTGACGCCGTTGCATCTCGAATTGGCGCCACCGCGAACCATTACTATTCGCCTCCCCCTCCACAGCTGATCACGTCTCGCCGAAGGTTGTTCATGTCTTCACGCTGCCGATTGGTGGCCGCAACGCTCGCAGTGTCGGCGTTCGCCGGCGTTCGTGCCTCTGCCCAGACCGCCGGTCCGGTCTTCAAGGACGGCCAGGCGCAGGTCGTTCCCGATTTCCAGGACCCCTCGAAGTGGATCCATCAGGAGCTCTGGGTCGAGACTGATTTCGATTCCGACCACGATGGCAAACCCGACCGCATGCACGTTGACGTGACCCGTCCGGCGCAAACCGATCACGGGCTCAAGGTGCCGATCGTGATGGCGTCGAGTCCCTACTTCGCAGGCACGGGACATCCGCAGGTGAACTGGGATGTGCAGGTCGAGGTTGGTGCAACGCCGCCGCCCCGCGGGAAGATGAACAATCCCGACTTCAAGTCCCCGCGGCCGGTGATCTCCACGTCACTCGTGAACGAATGGGTTCCGCGCGGGTTCGCCGTCGTGCACTCCGAAGCCCCAGGCAGCGGGCTGTCGTCGGGGTGTCCCACCGTCGGCGACTATCCCGAACGCAATGCCGCGGCCGCGACAGTGCGCTGGCTGACCGGGAATGCCAAGGGTTTCACCACCAAGACCGGCAACGTGGAGATCAAGGCGACCTCGTGGTCGACCGGCAAGGTCGGCATGATCGGGACCTCATATGAGGGGACGATCCCGCTCGCCACGGCGACGACCGGTGTGAAGGGGCTCGAAGTCGTCGTTCCGGTTTCGCCCAACACCTCGTACTACCATTACTACCGGACCAACGGCCTCGACCGTTCGCCGGCAGGATATCTCGGCGAAGATGTCGACGTGCTCTACGATTTCATCGCCAGCGGCGATACCGCCAATCGCGCCAACTGCGACCGGATCTGGAAGAACGGGATCTTTGCCGGCGTGACCGGCCAGGATCGCGCCAGCGGCGACATGAACAAGTTCTGGGCCGATCGCGATCTCCTGCTGCACCTCAAGGGAGTCAAGGCAGCAGTGCTTCTTGCGCACGGCTTCAACGATTACAACGTCGTCTCCGAGCATAGCGTCCGCATCTACAACGCGATGAAGGCGCTGCACAAGCCGGTGTCGATCTACCTGCACACCAATGGTCACGGCGGGAATCCGCCAGCCGACATGGTCAACCGCTGGTTCTCGCACTACCTCTACGGTGTCGACAACGGCGTCGAGAAGGATCCTCCCGTCTGGATCGTGCAGGATGCCAGGATGCAGGCACCGAAGGGTGTCGCGCTCGAGCAGGCGTGGCGCGATTCGGTGGCGGCACATCCGTCGCCGGAACCGCCTCCTGCGGCAACGGGTCGCGGTGGTCGCGGTGGTCGAGGAGGACGGGGACGCGGTGGTCCGCCGTCGCCCTATCCCACACCATTCGCTTCGTTCCCGATCCCGGGGTCGGTGCCAGTCGCATTCCATCCGACCGCCGGCGGCACTGGTGTCGGCGGATTGTCGCTTGCCGCCGCCGGTGCAGCCACCGAGAAACTTGTTGATGATGTCGCGATGAGCGGCAGCGCCAACGCCGCCGCCGATCGGTCCGATCACCGGCTGCTGTACGCGACCGGGACGTTTACGGACACGGTGCATGTCTCCGGCACGCCGCGCGTCACGCTGCGGATCGCCTCGAGCAAGCCGGCCGCGAATCTGTCCGTCTGGCTGGTCATGCTTCCCTATGATTCGGCCAACGTGGGCAGCGGCAGTCACGAAGGGGTGGTCTCACGCGGGTGGGCCGACATCCGGAACTACAAGTCGCTCATTAAGGGCGGCAATTACGAGTCGACGATTCCGGAAGAACAGCTCGTGCCCGGCAAGTTCTACGATCTCACCTTCGACCTCGAACCGGACGACGAATTCATTCCTGCCGGGAAGCGGCTCGCCGTCATGATCATGTCGAGCGATCGCGAATTCACGCTCTGGCCCAGGCCCGGGACCGAACTCACGGTGGACCTGGCGCATTCGGCGTTCGAGATTCCGATCGTCGGCGGCACGACGGCGGTGACGAAAGCCGGCGGGATGTAGCGCTCGCGTCTTCGGCACATCTGCACAAACATTCAAGCCGCAGAGCAACGGATCGCTCTGCGGCTTGAACCGTTCCGGTGCGCGCTGCAGCCCTGACTTACGGCTTCTTGGCGGTGGGCGGCAGCTGGCCGTTCATGCGGAGATACACTGACGCCTGGCTGTAGTGATCGGCCCAGTCACCGGCGGTCTCGAGCATCTCCGAGGCGCGCGACATCTTGCGACCGAAGAACGGCAGCTGCTCGTCGAGCTTCGAATCGTCGAGCGATGCCAGCGAGGTCGTGCAGAAGTCAAACGTTTCCTTGAGCCGCGCCACCAGGGCGTCCTTGCCTGCGGTTTCGGCAAGCGGTGTCCGCTTCGGCGCGGCCACGCCGCCGATCGACCCGCAGAGATAGTCATTCCCTTCGGCGAGGTGCATGACGACCGCGCCGAACGTCATCTGGGCGGGCGTCGGCTTGTACGCGTACTTGTCCGCCGGCATCGTTTCCGCCGCGGCAATCAGGTTCCTTGCCCGGCCCGCCTCCAGCGTGCGGAACGCGGTGGCCACCGGTGATTGAGCCTGCGCGGCGAGCGCGGGCACGGCGAGCAGGAACATCGTCAGGACTGGGGCGCGCATGGGCCTCTCTCGAGTGCGGGGTGGGATGGGGCTATGAGAGCGGAAAGTATAGCTCGACCGCAGCGGCAGCGGTTGACGCCCGGCGACGCGAATGTTTCCTTCTCCGATAGCGCGCCTTGGGGCGCCACCTGTCCGCGGCAAGGGGTTTCGACTCCACCCAACCGGCAGTCCAGAAGGCCATCACCTTCTTCCGGCCTGAAATCAGCGGACGTCAGGCACTACGGGAGAAGGATCGTGTCCAGGCGTATCACGCCCTCCACCTCCATTGACAACCTCAAGCGGGAAGCGAAGCGTTGGTTGCAGGCGCTTCGTGTCGGTGACGCTGGCGCCGGCGCCCGGTTCGCCCGCGCCGTCACTCCGGTCCCGCCCGCCCCCGGGCTCCGCCAGGTGCAGCACGCACTTGCGCGGGAATTCGGCGTCGCCGGTTGGAGCGACCTCATCGCTGCGGTGGCGGCCGCCCGCGCAGAGCCGGTTCGCATCGACGCGGCGGCGCTCACCCGGTTCCTTCGAGCCGCCGCTGACGGCGACGTCGACGCGGTAACCCTCGCGCTCGGCGCGCATCCAGCAATGGTCAGTGCACGTGGAATGCTGCGCGGTCACATCGGG
This region of Gemmatimonadales bacterium genomic DNA includes:
- a CDS encoding response regulator; this translates as MTGTYDLRLVGLSVLIAMGASYVALDIAGRVAQSKGRAWATWLVCGAATMGFGIWSMHYIGMQAFSLPVPVQYDLPTVWLSLIAAIVASGIALLVVSRPRLGWSGAIGGSLAMGSAIVAMHYIGMAAMRMPARAAWNDAIVALSVVVAIVVSLVGLSLAFFFRSETRGVALLKVGSAAVMGVAIAGMHYTGMAGATFSRAPMHVDIAHAIEIPSFGVAAISIIIFGLALLTAAVDRRFSAKGMLLAASEERYRLLFQRSLAGVYQSTPDGQLVDCNEAFARIFGYTSRDECLQQRMDRHYASVEMRDTFVRRLLEQQRLTDFESCLKRTDGTPVWVLENATLLDSPSDGQLIEGTLIDITQRKEAERALVDAMSAAEAANQAKSEFLANMSHEIRTPMNGIIGMTELALLTELTGEQRSYLDTVRNSADALLAVINDILDFSKIEARKLDIESIDFDLGTVLDETMRVLAPAAHAKGLELAYQVDQNVPAALGGDPARLRQIVLNLAGNAVKFTSAGEVVLRVAVESHRDNRPLLHFSVTDTGIGIPLEKQATIFEAFTQADSSTTRRFGGTGLGLAIASHLVRLMGGRIWVESGAGRGSVFHFVLPFDVRAEQPAAKGHAELADLRGTSVLVVDDNATNRRILEDILGYWGMVPTIVDGGRAALQAMERAQAAGTPFPFALIDFQMPEVDGFQLAEEIRRRPELGTPMIMMLSSVGQNGDAARCRELGIDSYLTKPVRQSVLLDAMLSIKAMKQPAVPMPAASPPVRVAGQPSRRVLLAEDNVVNQAVVAAIMRTHGHSIVTVENGAQAVAAVLQSEFDVVLMDVQMPEMDGFEATAAIRRSEAGSGRHIPIIALTAHAMKGDRDKCLASGMDAYLSKPVHPRELLAAIDELVLRGGSTPVQPEPVEPVEHESALDGVGVMDRVEGDVDLLRELVALFHAEAVRTRARLHTALEEGDARRVERLAHALKGSASNLGGVTVARIAQTLEAMGRDNVLTGGTARLAQLDREIERMNRELASLTSREAA
- a CDS encoding DinB family protein translates to MRAPVLTMFLLAVPALAAQAQSPVATAFRTLEAGRARNLIAAAETMPADKYAYKPTPAQMTFGAVVMHLAEGNDYLCGSIGGVAAPKRTPLAETAGKDALVARLKETFDFCTTSLASLDDSKLDEQLPFFGRKMSRASEMLETAGDWADHYSQASVYLRMNGQLPPTAKKP
- a CDS encoding Xaa-Pro dipeptidyl-peptidase, whose translation is MSSRCRLVAATLAVSAFAGVRASAQTAGPVFKDGQAQVVPDFQDPSKWIHQELWVETDFDSDHDGKPDRMHVDVTRPAQTDHGLKVPIVMASSPYFAGTGHPQVNWDVQVEVGATPPPRGKMNNPDFKSPRPVISTSLVNEWVPRGFAVVHSEAPGSGLSSGCPTVGDYPERNAAAATVRWLTGNAKGFTTKTGNVEIKATSWSTGKVGMIGTSYEGTIPLATATTGVKGLEVVVPVSPNTSYYHYYRTNGLDRSPAGYLGEDVDVLYDFIASGDTANRANCDRIWKNGIFAGVTGQDRASGDMNKFWADRDLLLHLKGVKAAVLLAHGFNDYNVVSEHSVRIYNAMKALHKPVSIYLHTNGHGGNPPADMVNRWFSHYLYGVDNGVEKDPPVWIVQDARMQAPKGVALEQAWRDSVAAHPSPEPPPAATGRGGRGGRGGRGRGGPPSPYPTPFASFPIPGSVPVAFHPTAGGTGVGGLSLAAAGAATEKLVDDVAMSGSANAAADRSDHRLLYATGTFTDTVHVSGTPRVTLRIASSKPAANLSVWLVMLPYDSANVGSGSHEGVVSRGWADIRNYKSLIKGGNYESTIPEEQLVPGKFYDLTFDLEPDDEFIPAGKRLAVMIMSSDREFTLWPRPGTELTVDLAHSAFEIPIVGGTTAVTKAGGM